A stretch of Lactuca sativa cultivar Salinas chromosome 6, Lsat_Salinas_v11, whole genome shotgun sequence DNA encodes these proteins:
- the LOC111912063 gene encoding DNA repair protein RAD50 produces the protein MSTVDKMLIKGIRSFDPENRNVITFYKPLTLIVGANGAGKTTIIECLKLSCTGELPPNARSGQSFIHDPKVAGETETKAQIKLRFKTAAGKDVVCIRSFQLTQKASKMEYKAIESVLQTINPNTGEKVCLSYRCADMDREIPALMGVSKAILENVIFVHQDEANWPLQDSSTLKKKFDDIFSATRYTKALEIIKKLHKDQAQEIKLSQKDLEKLQILKDAALKLRQCITQDHEESERLGSKMQDLDRHIQDVDAKIRQTEAILKEKRKLDDQVATKTAERSALFKEQQQRFEDLAEENDDPDEDLRKWNEQFNARIAVLQDKIKKSNRDIKDIETKSNISQQQINKYNGEVGKLKKEAEIYESLKKERDSTIQELYRQHNLGSLPKTPFSNDVASNHISRLNSRLKDLERNLDEKKKSMDEELKVAWNLYGDSSDRCKEVEAEKRAKLEIQRGTMARKKEKENERDKLERDISDDKMRLIDQKEKSLSIEVERLSKQLTEGDFETKIQRKAAEVQSLAIAVKKLVDEKDEMAADAEERFSLSIKKRELESHKKKHKKILDEHKNKIKGVLKGRLPLDKDLKKEVSQALRALTTEYDDLNSKSREADKDVSAMQLKIQDVSNNLAKLHKDKDSRRRVIESKLQTLDHNSANIESYVKVLDVAKEKRDVHKSKYNIADGMRQMFDPFERVARAHHICPCCERPFSAQEEDDFVKKQRVKAASSADRMRSLAVESSEAESNFQQLEKLRLMYEEYNKICKESIPLAERNLVELKEELDQKTQALDDVLGVLAQISSDKGLVESLMQPVDTCDRILGEIQQLQQEVNDLEERLDLCGVGVKSKEEMQREIRTAELTKENSERELEKLREERRDLELNFQRVSSRWHLEREQKTKSEMALKNLVKLEEELEQIAEESNQLDIEMKHLQESVGPLSKEMEKYRSAHDNKKKKLSQEYEEEAELKRKFHQGVDMLDKLISKIEWYEKENILDKLKDLEEKLCVENSKLENYKIRNQEISAEVSKTENLVLNQDNLRRNIEDNLRYREVKAKVDACTLEIESLEERILGISASEAHLGKLTKERERLLSELNKCHGTLDVYKKAISKNKVDLKNPEYKEIDKRHFDQLLKLKTTEMANKDLNKYYNALDKALMRFHAMKMEEINKIIRELWQQTYRGQDIDYISIHSDAEGGATRSYSYKVVMQTGDAELEMRGRCSAGQKVLASLIIRLALAETFCLNCGILALDEPTTNLDVPNAESLAAALVRIMEDRKGQENFQLIVITHDERFAQLIGQRQHAEKYYRVAKDDHQHSIIEAQEIFD, from the exons ATGAGTACGGTGGACAAGATGTTGATAAAAGGCATCCGAAGTTTCGACCCGGAGAACCGAAACGTCATCACCTTTTACAAGCCGTTAACGCTCATCGTTGGTGCTAACGGCGCCGGAAAAACT ACTATTATTGAGTGCTTAAAGCTATCCTGTACCGGTGAATTGCCACCAAATGCTAGGTCTGGTCAGAGTTTCATCCATGATCCCAAG GTTGCAGGGGAAACAGAAACGAAGGCCCAAATAAAGCTACGTTTCAAGACAGCAGCAGGTAAAGACGTGGTGTGTATAAGATCATTCCAGTTGACTCAGAAGGCTTCAAAGATGGAGTACAAGGCAATCGAGAGTGTTTTGCAGACAATAAACCCTAACACTGGAGAG AAAGTTTGCCTTAGCTATCGTTGTGCAGACATGGATCGTGAAATTCCTGCTCTTATGGGTGTCTCTAAAGCCATTCTTGAAAATGTCATATTTGTACACCAAGATGAGGCCAATTGGCCACTTCAAGATTCTTCGACTTTGAAAAAGAAGTTTGATGACATTTTCTCAGCTACAAG ATATACAAAGGCATTGGAGATTATTAAAAAGCTTCACAAGGATCAGGCTCAAGAGATTAAGCTTTCTCAGAAGGATTTAGAGAAGCTTCAAATTTTGAAAGATGCTGCACTCAAG CTTCGACAATGCATCACTCAAGATCATGAAGAATCAGAAAGACTGGGGAGTAAAATGCAGGACTTGGATAGACATATTCAAGATGTGGATGCCAAAATTCGTCAAACTGAAGCTATACTGAAGGAAAAACGTAAGCTTGACGACCAGGTTGCCACCAAGACTGCTGAAAGAAGTGCTTTGTTTAAGGAGCAACAACAGCGTTTTGAAGATTTAGCAGAAGAGAATGATG ACCCTGATGAAGATTTAAGGAAATGGAATGAACAGTTTAATGCAAGGATAGCAGTTCTTCAagataaaatcaagaagtcaaatAGGGACATTAAGGACATAGAGACAAAAAGCAATATATCTCAGCAACAAATCAATAAGTACAATGGGGAAGTTGGCAAGCTTAAGAAGGAAGCTGAA ATTTATGAGTCCTTGAAGAAGGAGAGAGACTCGACAATCCAAGAGCTTTACAGACAACACAATCTGGGTTCTCTTCCAAAAACTCCTTTCAGCAATGATGTTGCTTCAAATCATATAAGTCGCCTAAACTCAAGATTGAAAGATCTTGAGCGTAACTTGGATGAGAAGAAG AAATCCATGGATGAAGAGCTTAAGGTAGCATGGAATCTTTATGGTGATTCAAGTGACCGATGTAAAGAGGTTGAGGCTGAAAAGCGTGCTAAATTAGAGATACAG CGTGGCACAATGGCccgaaaaaaagaaaaagaaaacgaGCGTGATAAATTGGAGCGTGATATTTCTGATGACAAAATGCGTCTGATTGATCAGAAAGAAAAGAGCCTG AGTATTGAGGTTGAAAGATTGAGTAAGCAGCTTACCGAAGGAGATTTTGAGACTAAAATACAGAGAAAGGCAGCAGAGGTACAATCTCTTGCAATTGCAGTTAAAAAACTTGTTGATGAGAAAGACGAAATGGCTGCGGATGCAGAAGAGAGATTTTCACTATCTATAAAGAAAAGGGAGTTGGAAAGCCACaagaaaaaacacaaaaaaat TCTAGACGAACACAAGAATAAAATCAAAGGAGTCTTGAAAGGGAGGCTACCTCTGGACAAAGATTTGAAGAAAGAAGTCTCTCAAGCTCTAAG GGCGCTTACAACTGAGTATGATGATTTGAACTCAAAGTCCCGTGAAGCTGACAAAGATGTTAGTGCAATGCAACTAAAAATACAAGATGTCAGCAATAACCTCGCCAAGCTTCACAAAGATAAAGACT CTAGAAGGAGAGTTATTGAGTCAAAGCTTCAAACTCTGGATCATAATTCTGCCAACATTGAATCATATGTCAAAGTCTTGGATGTAGCTAAAGAAAAAAGGGATGTCCACAAAAG CAAGTACAACATTGCTGATGGTATGCGACAAATGTTTGATCCTTTTGAACGAGTTGCTCGTGCACATCATATCTGCCCTTGCTGTGAGCGTCCTTTCTCAGCTCAAGAAGAAGATGACTTTGTTAAAAAG CAAAGAGTCAAAGCTGCAAGCTCTGCAGATCGTATGAGATCGTTGGCTGTAGAATCATCAGAAGCAGAATCAAACTTCCAACAATTGGAAAAACTTCGATTAATGTATGAAGAATACAACAAAATTTGCAAAGAGTCAATTCCCCTTGCAGAGAGGAATTTAGTCGAGCTGAAAGAGGAGCTGGACCAAAAAACTCAAGCTCTTGATGAt GTCTTGGGTGTTTTAGCTCAAATAAGTTCTGATAAGGGGTTAGTTGAATCTTTGATGCAACCCGTAGACACGTGTGACAGAATTCTTGGTGAAATACAACAGCTGCAGCAGGAAGTTAATGACTTGGAGGAGAGACTTGATTTGTGTGGGGTAGGTGTCAAATCCAAGGAAGAAATGCAACGTGAGATTCGTACTGCTGAACTTACAAA GGAAAACTCAGAAAGGGAGTTGGAAAAGTTACGAGAGGAAAGAAGGGATCTGGAGCTTAATTTTCAAAGGGTTTCTTCCAGATGGCATCTTGAGCGAGAACAAAAAACCAAATCGGAGATGGCTTTAAAGAATCTAGTGAAGTTGGAAGAGGAGCTTGAGCAAATAGCTGAAGAGTCAAATCAACTTGACATTGAGATGAAG CATCTACAAGAGTCTGTTGGGCCTTTATCCAAGGAGATGGAAAAATATAGAAGTGCTCAtgacaataagaaaaaaaaactcagCCAAGAATACGAAGAAGAAGCTGAACTGAAAAGAAAGTTTCATCAGGGTGTTGACATGCTTGATAAACTGATCTCCAAGATTGAATG GTATGAAAAAGAAAATATCCTGGACAAACTGAAAGATCTGGAAGAAAAGCTGTGTGTAGAAAATTCCAAGCTTGAAAACTacaaaatcagaaatcaggaaattTCAGCTGAAGTGAGCAAAACTGAAAATCTGGTGCTAAATCAAGATAATTTAAGACGGAATattgaggacaatctgaggtatAGAGAGGTAAAGGCGAAAGTAGATGCGTGTACTCTTGAGATTGAATCCCTGGAGGAAAGAATCCTTGGCATTTCTGCCTCTGAAGCTCATCTTGGAAAGCTTACTAAAGAAAGAGAGAGGCTTCTTTCTGAG CTAAACAAGTGCCATGGTACATTGGATGTATATAAGAAGGCTATCTCAAAGAATAAAGTTGATCTTAAAAATCCTGAATATAAAGAAATTGACAAACGGCATTTTGATCAGCTACTCAAGCTCAAG ACTACTGAGATGGCGAACAAGGATCTGAATAAATATTACAATGCACTTGACAA GGCACTCATGCGGTTCCACGCGATGAAAAtggaagaaataaataaaatcataagAGAGTTATGGCAGCAAACGTACAGAGGGCAGGATATTGATTACATTAGTATCCATTCAGATGCTGAAGGTGGTGCTACAAGGTCTTATAGCTACAAG gttgttatgcaaactgGTGACGCCGAGCTTGAAATGCGAGGAAGGTGCAGTGCAGGTCAAAAG GTGCTTGCTTCACTTATCATTAGATTGGCATTAGCAGAAACCTTTTGCCTTAACTGTGGAATACTTGCACTTGATGAACCAACCACCAATTTAGATGTTCCAAATGCCGAAAGTCTTGCTGCTGCTCTCGTAAg AATAATGGAAGATAGGAAAGGGCAGGAGAATTTTCAGCTGATAGTAATTACTCACGATGAGCGATTCGCTCAACTTATTGGTCAACGCCAGCATGCAGAAAAATACTATCGGGTTGCAAAAGATGACCA CCAGCATAGCATCATTGAGGCCCAGGAGATCTTTGATTGA